GGGGAGGAAGCCACGGCAGTTGCTACAATTCCATTGAGTAGGAGAGCAGTCATTGATAGGCTTTGTTGGAAGCTTTCGAAGGATGGAAAGTTCTCGGTGAAGACGGCATATCGATCTGCGTTTATGAAGTCTGCAAGCTATTCTCCGTTGTAACTTCCTGTCGGCTCAGGcttttggaaaaagctttggAAGGTGGTTATTCCCAATAAAGCAAAAATTCATGTTTGGAGAGCTTGTCTGGATATCCTTCCTTCGCTAGGTAGCTTGGCTTCGAAGCGAGTGGTTTTGGATTCGAATATTTGTGTTTTATGTGAGTCTCATACTGAAACAACGATCCACATTTGTTGGGATTGCTCTTATACTAGGAGGGTGCTTCACATAAATGCTATGCTACAATAAGTATGCCACAATCCGAATAATATGCTTGGTGATGTCATTCGTTGGTTGAGTCAGTGTGCGAATCAATTATCGCTAATACATTTTGGAGAACTTTTATTCTCGTTATGGGGAATTTGGAAGGAAAGAAATGATCGGGTTTGGAATCAAAAGAGGTGTGAGGCCAGGGATGTGAGTTTGGGGATTGTCTCTAGGCTGCAAGAATTTACGGTTCACAATTTGAAACCCTACCAACCTAAGGTTAAACGTGGAGCAGTGTGGAAAGCTCCTCCTGTGGGGGTGGTGAAGGTCAATGTTGATGGGGCATTCCATCACACTTCCAGGAAGGGTGGCTTGGGTTTTGTTTTCAGAAATGAGAATGGAATAATGCTGGGTGGTGGCTCCTGGCCCTTGAGCGGGTTGAATTCCCCAAAACATGTTGAAATTTTGGCATGCAAGGTTGCTTTAGAGTTTGCGGAGGTGCATGGTTTTGGACCTGTTATTTTAGAGACTGATGCTTTAGAGGTTCAGTGTCAACTTTCTTTGCATGACTCTGTCAATTTATCAGGGCTAGGTAGAATATATGATGACGTTGTGGCTCTCTTGGAGGCTCACAGTGTTATCCAGGTGactcatgtgggtaggaaaggTAATGGGGTAGCACATTTGTTGGCTAACCATGCTTGTTCTATTAGACataatgttttttatttttcaactcCAGAATTTTACAAGCTGCAATTGCAGTTGACCTTTGTACTGTGtaatcttttcttcctttaatAAATGGCTGGCCtcccttgattcaaaaaaaaaaaaaaaagcttctcAATAACAGTCGATAGTAAATTGAAGGAGTTACATTCAAATAAGCACAACAATATTCCGCTAACCAACCAATAGGAGATAAGTCCTCAGCTTGCCGGCATAGTGTGGATACCAGTGCTGCACATTTAGTCTCAACCTCTACCGTGCACCAATCATGCTTGCTGCGCTATATTGCCTAGCGCCTACCTTAGAGATATTGCTTCCACTTACAACGGTGAGGTGGCTTCTTTCACATAAAGATAGAATCTGGCTGGAAAGTACAAAATCGCCCTGTTCATTCCTTACCACTACTCTCAGGCCAACATCCTTAGTCCCTAGCAGACCTAGCCGACATGTAAACATGGGATGACTGTTCAGagattcaaaatatatgcaatGCATTGCTCGCTTTCTCCCTCTCAGTCTCTATCTCTTTTACAAATGGCGCGcgtacacacacacgcacatcaaTGAATATCAGAAACACTTTTATCCTTTTACATTTTTGTGTGCTCCTAAGAAACATTAAAATATTCAGGGAAACAAAGGTAAGCCAAAGACATGTTGACTCTTTAATGTATCATGATACTAACTTTTTGCAAAGGCATTTCAAATTCCAAAGTCCATGAATTCAAGAGCCGGTTGCTTGAATTCTGGGATTCATAGTTGAAGGGTTCACGGACTCAGGGATTTATAGAATTATATTAAATAACTAAGATACAATATATAACTAACAGGATTGAATAAGAACTGCTTGCTTGAATTCCAGGATACTTATGTATTAGGGACTTTGGGACTGTTCTGGAGACTTTTTTGACGGGTTCACGATAGGGTGCATACTCTAATATGCAGCAAGTAAGGAACATTAGTCTTACCATTCTTCTCACATCCCTAAGTTCTCAGAATGTTAGCCAAAAGCAAGTTTTATCTCAGAAAACTTATATTGCCTAGTACCAAGAAGTCTGTTAGTAAATATATCACACTTTTCCTACTCAACTACTACTCACGATTATATCTTATTAGCCAAGTCAAAAGTAGTTTAAGAGGGAATGCTTAAGATAAATGGAATAAGATAGTATGGAAACCCGTTTTGACTAGGGATCTCTATAATTTTCAACCATTGATTTCACCAAGTCCAGGAAGATGGATGAAAGTAAAACACTAACAAGTACACACATTGAAAAAGAACTCAACTATTCTTTTTCTGCCTTCAAAACAAAACAGCAAAATAAAATCTATGCAAGACAAATCATCTCAATGTCCTCCACAATAAGCAAATAGCACTCTAATTGAaaaggagatttttttttttgattctcCTATCTTCTCACTTGTCAAACACTGTTTTGTTTCTCTAACATATCTATGCAACATAAATCTTCAAGCACTTCAAGGAATGCCATAATAACAATGCCATGTTCCCGCAGAACTACAGAAACTGTTGCAGCTCATGCAACAATATAAAACTAAGTTTGGTCGTAGTATAACTGCACCTAACTCTAAAGACACTTGTAATGTAACTAGGTCATGAGTGCAAGCTAAAACAATAGAAAGAAACCACTTTGGTATGATCAACAAAGTGGACCTTTATCAAAGTACATTGTCAGTCAATCCTTCAGTCTTAGTCATTTAATATGCATCTACAACATGATTGAAAACGAGATGACTACAACTACTACATCACACCTGATGACTGTCCTGATGCGAATAACTGAATATGAAACAGTAAAGTAAAATTAAAACCATTAGCAGTGAAAGCTAAGCTAAGCTATGAGCTAATGAAGGAACTGTTGCTTTGGCTACCTACCTGCGATACTGGATAGGCAATATTACCAGCCTTCCAGATAGCAATCTTACCCGCGCGCGCGCACATACACAGGCACATGCAGCAATGAATATTAGACATTTTAGTCTCatacattttatttttgtttctacaTTTTCTCTggacccttttttttcttttatttgaaagGAAACAGCTTTTTATTGACAAAACAAATACCATAATACAAAGAAGCGGACAAGAAGTCCacataagaaaagaaagataGTTTGAGGAATAGAACAAGTTGTTCAACTGACAGTAAACATGCTTGCCAATTTAGAATAAGAGATGAAAGAGTGTAATCTTCATACTCCCCAAATATAGAGGCCCAAAGAGAATCCCAAATCTTAACTCTTTCACACAACTCTTCCAACTCCGCACTACCATAGGCTTCAGACGTCCTTTTATTTCTCTGGaccttgaaaagaaaaattaagccAGGTCTACTCTTGTTTGCTAACTGCCTAGTCTAGTATGTGCAGTATACACAAATAAATGCAAATCTTGACAATACATACTCAACTCTCTAAACCGCAAGTTAAGAAATGgcagtgttatatatatatatatatatatatatatatatatatatatataggaaaaggaagatgtatatatatatatatatatatatgattatacATGTGCGATAACAATTTAGTTTAGTGCAGTGCATTCATATAATGGGTTGGCAAAACCTCTGTGCATATATTTGTGTAGATTGGTGCTTCTTTAACAAGATGATAGTAATTACAATCATAAATTGCATCAGGAAAAGGAAACGGCATGCTTGATCCCTGTTAAGCTTTTCACCAAAGACTCAAGAAATCAACACTTCCAGTAATCATACCATTTACTGGAATCCATATCTCTCATTGTGAGACCAAAACATTGCAATGgcttcattcatatatatatatatatatatatatatatatatatatatatatatatatcaggaaGCTATTCAGTAAACCAAGTTTAgcaatagaaaaacaaacacCAGTTAAGGTAAAGATTACTTACAGGTAATGTAGGCCAAGCATCCCCCTTGAATCCCTACCAACCTTCTCAGCCTAAGACAATTATATGAATTCCAGGTATAGTTAGTGTCATCTCCCATAATTCATCACTAAAATATCCAAATTTGGATTTCTTTGAAAGACCTTAAAATGATGGGAATTCCATAAATCCAAACCTAGAATTAATCAAACGCATCTAAAAATACATAATGAAGCCTTACTAAGGGAATTAGAGCACGAATTTACCTTGGGTATCCAAACTTGAAGTTCCTCTTCTTTCCCCCAATTCTCTAACTTCATCCTCCATATCTATCAAAACGCAACGGTGAAAtatgaaaagcacgacaacaacAAACCCTCCTACCTAGTGGCCAAATACCAAAAAGCCCTTAAACAAAACcctttttaatcttttttttttccttttttttctcggTTGCTACATTATGAATGCAGCTACATCAGCAACTGCCTGAAGGCTAGATCAACATTGCATGTTGACGCTTCTGATGGGAACTATATCTAGATATGATGGAATATTTCAGGTAACGACAGAAGATGGTTACATCCTCGGATTGCAGAGGATTCCATCTGGACGTTCCAGTAACAATTCGACCTCTCAGAAGCTGCCTGTTTTATTACAACATGGACTTACGATGGTTCGTACCTTATTATATGTTTGAACTACATATTTGAGAGCTTGCAGTACAACATGTTGCATGTAAATGTCACACATTGACCGATTGAGAAACATTGTGTGCGGTAATAGGATGCTGCAGCATGGCTAATCAATCCTCCAGATCAAGCTTTGGCGTTTATCTTAGCCGACAAGGGGTTTGATGTATGGCTTGCTAATGCTCGAGGAACGCAGGCTAGCCGTGGACACCAATCACTTAGTACTAATGATCCGGTAAATACTTTGCTTTTACAAATGGCAATGATCAGCATTCTAATCATTCACTAATGATATTGACATTATCACCTATGGATCCTGTAGACTTATTGGGAATGGACATGGGATCAATTGGCTACTTATGATCTTCCTGCTTTCTATAATTATGTGAACAATCAAACAGGACAGAAAGTACACTATGTTGGCCATTCACTGGTAAGTAttcagttttttaatttttaaaaaaaaaaattatgtaaaagGGATGACTGAGGTTTGATGTATTTGAATTATAGGGAACATTGTCAGTATTAGCTGCCTTGTCACAACAAAAGCTGAGTAACACACTAAGATCAGCTGCTTTACTTAGCCCGGTTGCTTATCTGGGTCAGATCACCACAATGTTGGGAAAAATTTCTGCTCAATCACATTCTGCTGATGTAACACTACTCTATATATTGACTCAACTTACAAATTTTGTAATTAGTCGAATATGTATTCTGAAATTTATTGATGAATTTACTAGAATCTGATCCGTTTCCTTCAACAGGGACTCTACGCCTCTGGTATCCGCGAATATCCTCCTCAAGGGTGAGAATGATAACAATGTTAACCAATTTTGCTTCCGTAGAAGGTCATTAGTTTGCATGAAATATATTACCTAATTCAGTTTGGTACATTTTCATAATCTTTTCTCCAAATCCCAACAGGGTAGCTGGACAGAACTTGGAGACATTTCTCTGCTCACAACCGGGTGTGGACTGCTCCAATTTTATGGCGGCTGTAACCGGTAATCCTAATGTTAAGCCTTtcctcataagtcataaccaAAGTAACTGCTGTACCTTTCATTTTTTGTTGATTGAcctgcatttttcttttttgtgttcCATTCTATAGGTCCTAATTGCTGCATAACTCCAACAAGTTCAAATCTTATCTTTCAGCATATACCACAGTCCACTTCCACAAAAAATATGGTACATTTGTCTGAAAGTAAGTCTTTCATGTCCTAGGTTCTGAGCTACGTACTACTAATTGctacaaaatttcaatttttgatttGTGTTTATGGATTTTGGACAGTGATCAGGAGAGGAACAATAACAATGTTTGATTACAATTTTCCGGCCATTAACATGCAACACTACAATCAGCTTACTCCTCCGGTGTACAACATGGCAAGCATTCCGAAAGATGTTCCACTTTTCTTGGGCTATGGAGGGAGAGATGCACTTTCGGACGTCAATGATGTGAAGGCTTTGCTTAATGACCTTAGTGATCATGACAAGGACAAGCTTGTGGAACAATACGTGGAGGAGTATGCTCATATGGATTTCATTATGGGAGGGAATGCCAATCAAAAAGTCTACGATCCTCTGCTCACTTTCTTCGGGCAGCATTGAGCGTCTTGACTCCTTAATTTGTAGTCTCTAGATCTTCCTTCTGTCTTGCATTTATCAATTTTagagactttttttttcctttagtaGTAGTAATAGCTAGATATGCATATTTTCATAATAGCTTTCTCATTGTGTATTACTTTGATTTCTTGGGAATAAAACTAGCTAGGCCTTGTCACAATGCTGGATTGTTTCATCACTAAAAGTAATTGATATATAGCTACAAAACAAAGGACAAAAATGTGAAAGAACAGTAAATTTTCAAATGCTACTAGGTAGCCTCAGAATGTTAaatatgaagaacaaagaagaaataACAAAATAGATCGAAATCATGTTTTTATTGATGAGCACCATGATCGATGAAAATATAAGAATTAACATTAATTCTAACATGATATGAAATCAAATAGAACAAATAGGCCGGCTACCTTAATGAAGAGACCAATAGGCTCTACTTTCTATGTTCTCAAACATAGATGTTTGGTCTAAGAGCAAAATGATTCTGGGCTGCAGTAAGAGCTGCTATAAATGGATCATTAGCATAATCGTTTCCCTTATGATGACTCTTTAAGCTTTTCGATGGAAAGAAAAGATCCTCACAGCAAATTGCAGAAGTCGATGAAGCTGCATTAACTCGATGATCAATAAGGTTCCTCCTAACTGAGGATCTGAACATTCTTTTCATCTTGCTGAACAAGTTGATGAGCTTCTCCATCCTCATAAGCTTATTTGCGTTGTTGCTCATAATGTATTTTAAGACCAACTGCTTGTTTCTATTTATACAGAGGGGATCGAGATGGAAGAATATGTTAAACAGCTCTCCAACAGAATGCTGGCATCACATGTATTTTGTGTAAGCTTATCAAGATAGAGCTAGCTTGTATCTATGAAACTAGCTTAAACATTTCCTTTTTTCTGTTATTCATAAATGAATATTGAGAAGCTCCACTGGCCTTGTCCTTTTCTTGATTTAGAACCGATTGTAGCTATAGCTTTGAGAATGTTACGTCTAGTCTGTTGAGAGACTAGAGATTTTTGGTTTCTTAGATCAcctcaaacaaacaaatatacaTAAATACTTTTTTCGTCGAGAAGACTTCAAACTACAAAAATTGATAGTTTGTAAAGTCCCACTTTTATTCTCAAAGTAGAGAattaaaacatttattttggtttggtagGACTCTGCTCCACCTTTCATCATTTCACACTGTAATAGAGACCAATCGGGTCTTCCGAACTTCCGTTTTTGTTAGTTCCATATTTGCTTTTTTTGGTTTATTTGggaagttttggttttgatccCCCTCTatactcttgttttctttttcttaatataAGAGAATAGGAAGGATATGTTCCTTGCCTGTCCAAGCCTTTACCAAAAAAGAATTGTAACATTTGGCTTGCGTGAGAGTACATGAATTTCTCCACCGTTACATTCTTCTCATGAATTCATTAGGTTCTtgacatgcttctcatgaattTCTTTACCACAGAACACATCTATTTTAGAATGCCAAGATCCCCAGCCAATTGTCAGGaaagaaaagaattcaattcgTTTGAAAAACAgttaagaaaatgaaataaaaagagTGAAACACCCTCTCCATACGACGTAACCGTTGAGAGTTgttgtgtttttaattttctttatatatttatttttttaagactaTATATTGTGACATAAATCTTTTAGGAATACATCCGAAATAATAACATGAGCCTCCCCTATATCCAGAGTACAACACCATTAGCTTCTCAATAACAGTATATCCTATACTTATATAGTCAATTTTTTGACCTAGCCGCTCTTGTGCTAGGGTTACTTTCTTGAGCAAGAAAGCAACATCTATCATCTATGGATTTGGATGTGCTTAGCTGGAATTGCAGAGGAATCTGCAACGATGCCACGACCAGGGCTTTGAAGGATCTATGTTCTCAAAATCGTCCACAGATCGTGTTTTTGCGTGAGACGAAGATCAGTAGACTTGAAGATTTCAAAAATTTACGTAGAGCGTTAGGGTTTGCTCATGCGGAGGAGGTGTTGATTGAGTGTAGGACAGGCAGGAGGGTTGGGTCTTTTCTGGAATGATGAAGTGAAGATCCATGTTGGGACTAAATCTGCGCATCACATTGATGCAGTGGTTGTGGGGGAAGATGGGACTCCATCTTGGCGTCTGACTGGTTTTTATGGCCATGCTCGTACCAGCGAGAGAGATAGATCATGGCAATTGCTGCGTGATCTCTCTGACTTTGATTCGTTGCCTTGGGTGGTGATAGGAGACTTTAATGAGATTCTGAATAGTGGGGAGAAGATAGCCGGGACTATTCGACCAGAGAGGCAGATGCAGGGCTTCAGGGAGCCGTTGGGTTATTGTGAACTcttggatttagggtttcagggatATTCTGATACTTTGTTACGTCTGGACCGGGCTGTTTGCACCACTGCGTGGATCGATATTTTCAGCCATTCTAGGGTGATTCATCTGGCACCCTCAGACTCCGATCATGTTCCTGTGCTGTTACGTGCGAGTCAAGCTCCTCTGTTTGCACGACCTAGGGCCCATTGTTTTTAGTTTGAAGCCTTTTGGTTGCAGCACCCTGATTGTGATGGGGTTGTAAAAGCAGCTTGGGGTACGGATGTCTCGAGCTTCCCTATGTTTTGTACTGCGAAGAAGATCATGTACACTAGGATTCACCTAGACAAATGGTAGAAAGAGACTTTTAAGAGTCGGCAATTGCTGATATCGAGTATCCGAGCTAGATTGGAGGAATTGATGAATGTGTTCCCATCGGTGTCAATACAAGTTGAGAAGAAAGAGCTAATGGATAAGCTTCAGAGCTTATTATTCCAAGAGGAACTATTTTGGAAGCAGCGTGCTAAAATTACATGGCTGAAGAAGGGGGATAGAAATACCGGGTTATTTCATTTGAAAACGGAAAATAGGAAGCGCAAGAATACTTTGCAAGGCTTATTTGATGAGGAGGGGAAGTGGCATGAGGATGATGTGGGTATAGAGAATGTGATTACTTCATATTTCTCTAAAATGTTCAAAGCTTCCGAGATTGATTCCGAAGCTCTGAATTTGACTATTGAGGCTATTACTCCTTGTGTTACACAAGAAATGAATGATCAGCTTTGTGCCACTTATACTAAGGAGGAGGTACGCTTTGCCTTGTTTCAGATGTATCCTACTAAGTCCCCTGGTCCAGATGGATTGCCGCCTCTTTTCTTCCAACATTATTGGGAGCACATTGGTGATGATATTGTTGCGGCAGTTCATAGCTTTCTTCAAACAGGACAGCTTCTGAAGCAAATCAATTTTACTCATATCTGTCTTATTCCAAAAGTAAGTAATCCAGAACATATGTCAGATTTGAGACCAATTGCACTATGTAATGTTATCTATAAGATATGTTCGAAAGTCATTGCCAACAGGCGGCTGAAGATAATTTTACCAGCAGTGATTTCCCCATTCCAAAGTGCTTTTATGCCGGGCAGATTGATCACTGACAACATATTAGTGGCGAATGAGATTGCACATTTTGTACATAATAAGCGGGATGGGGATGATGGAATTTTAGCTTTGAAGCTGGATTTGAGTAAAGCCTATGATAGGATGGAATAGACTTTCCTAGAGAAGGTGATGACCCGGTTTGGCTTTGCTAGAGGTTGGATTTCTATGGTGATGCAATGCGTGAGTACAGTGCAGTACTCCTTTTTTATCAGAGGGCGGCCACGAGGATATGTTTCCCCTAGCAGGGGATTAAGACAAGGTGATCCATTGTCACcttatctttttcttctggGAGCAGAAGGATTTTTAGCTTTACTCCAGAAGAGTCTAGTTGCAGGTACTCTGCCAGGCATTGCAGTTTGTCCTAATGCACCCCCGATAAATCACTTGTTGTTTGCGGATGATAGTATGCTCTATGCTCGGGCTTCGTTGGAAGCATGTAGTGTCATTCAGGAAGTGTTGGAGACTTATAGGAGAGCTTATGGTCAGGTGGTTAATTTTGCCAAGAGTTCGGTGGTGTTTAGCAAAAATGTACCGGTTGATATACAGGATGATATTTCTGGTGTATTGCGTGTGGAGGTGGTGGAGTCTCATGCCAAATATCTAGGTCTTCCCACTTATGTAGGGTGTAAGAAAACAGCTACTTTTCAGTATATCAAGGAGAGATTGTCAAAAAAGCTTACTTCATGGCACGGTAAATTATTGAGTGGTGCAGGAAAAGATATTTTGATTAGGGTGGTGGCTCAGGCGTTACCTAATTATGCAATGAGTGTCTTTCAACTTACTAAGAGTTTTTGTGATGATCTGGAACAACAGTGTGCACGATTTTGGTGGGGAAGCACGTTAGATAAACGGAAAATCCACTGGAAGAATTGGAATGCTTTGTGTAATCCGAAGGAAGATGGTGGGTTAGGCTTTCGAAGCCTATCCAATTTCAACTCTGCTATGCTAGCCAAACAAGCTTGGAGGATTGTGAATCACCCTTCATCGCTTGTTGCTCGGATTTATAAAGCGAGATATTTTCCGGATACTTCTTTCTGGGAGGTAACTTCTCATGCTTCTCCCTCGTACTCGTGGAGAAGCATTTTCTCAACTCGAGATATGCTGAAAGATAGTTGCTACTGGCAGGTGGGCAATGGAGAGAATATTGATATCTACTCAGATCTTTGGGTAGTGGCTTTACCGCTTGGGAGGCCCATACCTTCAGGATTGGCTACAGTTGAGGTTAGTAAAGTTCACGAGTTGTTAAGTGGTACTGGTGGATGGAACATTCCTTTGTTACAAGAAATTTTCACAGGGGAGGAAGCCACGGCAGTTGCTACAATTCCATTGAGTAGGAGAGCAGTCATTGATAGGCTTTGTTGGAAGCTTTCGAAGGATGGAAAGTTCTCGGTGAAGACGGCATATCGATCTGCGTTTATGAAGTCTGCAAGCTATTCTCCGTTGTAACTTCCTGTCGGCTCAGGcttttggaaaaagctttggAAGGTGGTTATTCCCAATAAAGCAAAAATTCATGTTTGGAGAGCTTGTCTGGATATCCTTCCTTCGCTAGGTAGCTTGGCTTCGAAGCGAGTGGTTTTGGATTCGAATATTTGTGTTTTATGTGAGTCTCATACTGAAACAACGATCCACATTTGTTGGGATTGCTCTTATACTAGGAGGGTGCTTCACATAAATGCTATGCTACAATAAGTATGCCACAATCCGAATAATATGCTTGGTGATGTCATTCGTTGGTTGAGTCAGTGTGCGAATCAATTATCGCTAATACATTTTGGAGAACTTTTATTCTCGTTATGGGGAATTTGGAAGGAAAGAAATGATCGGGTTTGGAATCAAAAGAGGTGTGAGGCCAGGGATGTGAGTTTGGGGATTGTCTCTAGGCTGCAAGAATTTACGGTTCACAATTTGAAACCCTACCAACCTAAGGTTAAACGTGGAGCAGTGTGGAAAGCTCCTCCTGTGGGGGTGGTGAAGGTCAATGTTGATGGGGCATTCCATCACACTTCCAGGAAGGGTGGCTTGGGTTTTGTTTTCAGAAATGAGAATGGAATAATGCTGGGTGGTGGCTCCTGGCCCTTGAGCGGGTTGAATTCCCCAAAACATGTTGAAATTTTGGCATGCAAGGTTGCTTTAGAGTTTGCGGAGGTGCATGGTTTTGGACCTGTTATTTTAGAGACTGATGCTTTAGAGGTTCAGTGTCAACTTTCTTTGCATGACTCTGTCAATTTATCAGGGCTAGGTAGAATATATGATGACGTTGTGGCTCTCTTGGAGGCTCACAGTGTTATCCAGGTGactcatgtgggtaggaaaggTAATGGGGTAGCACATTTGTTGGCTAACCATGCTTGTTCTATTAGACataatgttttttatttttcaactcCAGAATTTTACAAGCTGCAATTGCAGTTGACCTTTGTACTGTGtaatcttttcttcctttaatAAATGGCTGGCCtcccttgattcaaaaaaaaaaaaaaaagcttctcAATAACAGTCGATAGTAAATTGAAGGAGTTACATTCAAATAAGCACAACAATATTCCGCTAACCAACCAATAGGAGATAAGTCCTCAGCTTGCCGGCATAGTGTGGATACCAGTGCTGCACATTTAGTCTCAACCTCTACCGTGCACCAATCATGCTTGCTGCGCTATATTGCCTAGCGCCTACCTTAGAGATATTGCTTCCACTTACAACGGTGAGGTGGCTTCTTTCACATAAAGATAGAATCTGGCTGGAAAGTACAAAATCGCCCTGTTCATTCCTTACCACTACTCTCAGGCCAACATCCTTAGTCCCTAGCAGACCTAGCCGACATGTAAACATGGGATGACTGTTCAGagattcaaaatatatgcaatGCATTGCTCGCTTTCTCCCTCTCAGTCTCTATCTCTTTTACAAATGGCGCGcgtacacacacacgcacatcaaTGAAT
Above is a genomic segment from Rosa chinensis cultivar Old Blush chromosome 3, RchiOBHm-V2, whole genome shotgun sequence containing:
- the LOC121052307 gene encoding triacylglycerol lipase 2-like, producing MGTISRYDGIFQVTTEDGYILGLQRIPSGRSSNNSTSQKLPVLLQHGLTMDAAAWLINPPDQALAFILADKGFDVWLANARGTQASRGHQSLSTNDPTYWEWTWDQLATYDLPAFYNYVNNQTGQKVHYVGHSLGTLSVLAALSQQKLSNTLRSAALLSPVAYLGQITTMLGKISAQSHSADGLYASGIREYPPQGVAGQNLETFLCSQPGVDCSNFMAAVTGPNCCITPTSSNLIFQHIPQSTSTKNMVHLSEMIRRGTITMFDYNFPAINMQHYNQLTPPVYNMASIPKDVPLFLGYGGRDALSDVNDVKALLNDLSDHDKDKLVEQYVEEYAHMDFIMGGNANQKVYDPLLTFFGQH
- the LOC112194436 gene encoding uncharacterized protein LOC112194436 translates to MTRFGFARGWISMVMQCVSTVQYSFFIRGRPRGYVSPSRGLRQGDPLSPYLFLLGAEGFLALLQKSLVAGTLPGIAVCPNAPPINHLLFADDSMLYARASLEACSVIQEVLETYRRAYGQVVNFAKSSVVFSKNVPVDIQDDISGVLRVEVVESHAKYLGLPTYVGCKKTATFQYIKERLSKKLTSWHGKLLSGAGKDILIRVVAQALPNYAMSVFQLTKSFCDDLEQQCARFWWGSTLDKRKIHWKNWNALCNPKEDGGLGFRSLSNFNSAMLAKQAWRIVNHPSSLVARIYKARYFPDTSFWEVTSHASPSYSWRSIFSTRDMLKDSCYWQVGNGENIDIYSDLWVVALPLGRPIPSGLATVEVSKVHELLSGTGGWNIPLLQEIFTGEEATAVATIPLSRRAVIDRLCWKLSKDGKFSERNDRVWNQKRCEARDVSLGIVSRLQEFTVHNLKPYQPKVKRGAVWKAPPVGVVKVNVDGAFHHTSRKGGLGFVFRNENGIMLGGGSWPLSGLNSPKHVEILACKVALEFAEVHGFGPVILETDALEVQCQLSLHDSVNLSGLGRIYDDVVALLEAHSVIQVTHVGRKEFYKLQLQLTFVLCNLFFL